The region ATGAGGGCCTCGAAATAGTAAGAGAGGCCCAGGAGTTTCGGCCAACAACACTGGAAAGCAACTAAACATTCTGTAATCAACGCAACGGTATTTCCCCGAACGGCCGATGAGGATTCTGCGCGCGATGGTTACGCAAAATCCTGATTTCATACCGTGCGCCGCCTCGCCGCAATATTTTTGCGCAGAGCGTCAATCGTACCAAAACGTTTCACGTGAAACGTTTTGGTACGATTGTGGAGTAAAACCGGACAAAACTGATTGTTTTTGCATCACCCGCTCAGGCCGCCGATTAAGCTCGGCATATCGAGCGGCCTGAAACCGTAGTGATTGAGCCAGCGGACGTCGGCTTCGAAAAACGCGCGTAAATCGGGCATGCCATATTTCAGCATGGCGATGCGATCGATCCCAAGGCCCCAGGCGAACCCCTGATACACGTCGGGGTCGAGCCCGCAATTTCGTAAGACGTTTGGATGCACCATGCCGCAACCCAGAATTTCGAGCCAGTCCTCCCCCTCGCCGAAGCGAACCTCGCCACCCTTCCGGGCGCATTGAATATCGACTTCCATCGACGGTTCGGTGAACGGAAAATAACTCGGCCGGAAGCGCATCTTGACGTCTTGCACCTCGAAGAACGCTTTGCAAAATTCTTCCAAGATCCATTTCAGGTGACCAAGATGGGCGGAGCGGTCGATAACCAACCCCTCGACCTGATGGAACATTGGCGTATGCGTCTGGTCGGAGTCGCAGCGATAGGTGCGGCCTGGGATGATCACCCGGATCGGCGGCTTTTGCGTCAGCATTGTGCGCACCTGGACCGGGCTTGTATGGGTGCGCAAAACTTTGCGTGTCCCATCCGGGCCGGGGTTGAAAAAGAAGGTGTCGTGCATGTCGCGCGCCGGATGGTCCGGCGGAAAGTTCAGTTTGGTAAAATTGTAATCGTCGCTCTCGATATCCGGCCCTTCCGCGATGGCAAAGCCCATATCGGCGAAAATCACCGCGAGCTCGTCCATCACCTGGCTGACCGGGTGGATGCGTCCCGCCTCGATCCCATGCGAACGCACCGGCAAGGTCAGATCGACCGTCTCTTCCTTCAGGCGGGCTGCAAGCGCCGCGTCCTTTAAGATGGCGCGCCGCGCGGCAAGAGCATCCGCAACAATCTCCTTCAATGCGTTGACGGCGGCGCCACGCTCCTTGCGCGCGTCTGGCGCCATGGTGCCGAGCCCTGAAAGCAGCGCCGAAATGGAGCCTTTTTTTCCAAGCGCCGCGACGCGCACGGCTTCAAGCGCGGCCTCGTCGTGCGCCTTCGCGATGTGTTCGAGAATTTGCGTTTGCAAGTTTGCTAGATCCGGCATGTCTCTCTGGCTCAGTGGGATGTTGTCTAGCTTTTGCCACGCCCGTCTGGCGATGTCGAGGCGTTCAAAATCCTATTGGCGGCCCGTGGCCGACGCAATCCACTCCAGATAGGCGGACGCGCCTTTTTCTATTCCGACCTCGATGATTTCCGGATTGGAATAGCTATGCTCCGCGCGAATAGCGACCTCGACCGTCGCATAGTCGCTTGAGCGGATCTTGCAAAAGAGCATCCATTCCTCTGCCTTTTGCACCGCCCCTTCCCAACGGTAAACGCTGGCGATGGGAAACATCTGGACGCAAGCGGCCAGGCGTTCTTCAACAAGCCTCTCCGCGACCTGACCAGCGCTTTCCTTGTCGGCGCATGTCGTGATGACCATTGAAAAAGAGCTTGGCATGCTCACGATTCTATCCTGTTCGAGAGGCGCGCGAAAAATTTACCGCACGCCAATTCTCCGGGTCGCTGACGCGAGCCATCGGCGGGCGCCCGGCTCGACGAGCGGCGAGATTTCCTTGCGCACCCGTGCATGGTAGGCGTTGAGCCAAGCGATTTCCTCGCGGTCCAGGAGCTTTGGCTCGACGAGCGCAAGATCGATCGGTGCCAGCGTAATGGTCTCGAAGCCGAGCATCTCGCGCTCGACGCCCGCGAACTCCCGTTCCTCGACAACGACCAGATTTTCGATTCTGATGCCCCAATGCCCAGCATGATAAAAGCCCGGCTCGTTGGAGAGGATCATCCCCGGTTCGAGCGCGGCAGTACCGAGCTTTGAAATCCGCTGCGGCCCTTCATGCACCGACAGATAGGAGCCAACGCCGTGTCCCGTGCCGTGGTCGAAATCGAGGCCAACGTTCCATAAAGGAACTCGTGCCAAGGTATCGAGCTGAGAACCGCTCGTGCCTTTCGGGAAAACAGCACGCGCGATCGCGATATGACCCTTAAGAACGCGTGTGAACCGGTCCCGCATTTCGGCGGTGGGCTTACCGG is a window of Methylocapsa sp. D3K7 DNA encoding:
- the pheS gene encoding phenylalanine--tRNA ligase subunit alpha, producing the protein MPDLANLQTQILEHIAKAHDEAALEAVRVAALGKKGSISALLSGLGTMAPDARKERGAAVNALKEIVADALAARRAILKDAALAARLKEETVDLTLPVRSHGIEAGRIHPVSQVMDELAVIFADMGFAIAEGPDIESDDYNFTKLNFPPDHPARDMHDTFFFNPGPDGTRKVLRTHTSPVQVRTMLTQKPPIRVIIPGRTYRCDSDQTHTPMFHQVEGLVIDRSAHLGHLKWILEEFCKAFFEVQDVKMRFRPSYFPFTEPSMEVDIQCARKGGEVRFGEGEDWLEILGCGMVHPNVLRNCGLDPDVYQGFAWGLGIDRIAMLKYGMPDLRAFFEADVRWLNHYGFRPLDMPSLIGGLSG
- the cutA gene encoding divalent-cation tolerance protein CutA; this translates as MPSSFSMVITTCADKESAGQVAERLVEERLAACVQMFPIASVYRWEGAVQKAEEWMLFCKIRSSDYATVEVAIRAEHSYSNPEIIEVGIEKGASAYLEWIASATGRQ